In Streptomyces sp. NBC_00306, a single genomic region encodes these proteins:
- a CDS encoding DUF1775 domain-containing protein, whose protein sequence is MSRITRARTARRFSVVAGVALAASIAFAAPASAHVEVESEGAAALAQNVTLNFSAESESDKAGITKLEVILPEGLLPSDIAFKKGPAGWKLTPTARGYAVSGPKAAVGGDVEYSVVVRQLPDAKSVAFKTLQTYSDGQVHRWIELEKPSSDGHGHGHGSPAPVLELKAAAPGAKPVSPTPTTEPTTAAPTTAAPSTPATEDGKAAEETAETSGSGSSPALPIVIGVVVIAALAGGAWWFKRRGTAGGA, encoded by the coding sequence GTGTCCCGCATCACCCGCGCGCGCACCGCGCGCCGCTTCTCCGTCGTGGCCGGCGTCGCCCTCGCCGCTTCCATCGCCTTCGCCGCCCCGGCCTCGGCCCATGTCGAAGTCGAGTCGGAAGGCGCGGCCGCCCTGGCGCAGAATGTCACGCTGAACTTCTCGGCCGAGTCGGAGTCCGACAAGGCCGGGATCACCAAGCTGGAAGTGATCCTGCCCGAGGGTCTCCTGCCGTCCGACATCGCCTTCAAGAAGGGCCCGGCGGGCTGGAAGCTGACGCCCACGGCCCGCGGCTACGCGGTGTCGGGTCCGAAGGCCGCCGTCGGCGGGGACGTCGAGTACTCCGTCGTCGTGCGGCAGCTCCCTGACGCCAAGTCCGTGGCGTTCAAGACCCTGCAGACCTACAGCGACGGCCAGGTGCACCGCTGGATCGAGCTGGAGAAGCCCAGCAGCGACGGGCACGGCCACGGACACGGCAGTCCGGCCCCGGTCCTGGAACTGAAGGCAGCGGCGCCGGGCGCCAAGCCGGTGAGCCCCACTCCCACGACCGAGCCCACCACCGCCGCTCCGACCACGGCCGCGCCGTCCACGCCGGCCACGGAGGACGGCAAGGCGGCGGAGGAGACCGCGGAGACGTCGGGCAGCGGCTCGTCGCCCGCTCTCCCCATCGTCATCGGTGTCGTCGTGATCGCTGCTCTGGCCGGCGGCGCCTGGTGGTTCAAGCGCCGGGGCACGGCGGGCGGCGCCTGA
- a CDS encoding pyridoxamine 5'-phosphate oxidase family protein: MTPRDDLAEMARHVMDSHRYLTLGTTEPDGRPRVSPVYFTHADYRDIYWVSSPTAHHSANIAERPAVALVIFDSTAPVGQGRAVYIDARASVVDDAELPRRCAEAFGRADGKGATAFEPHELRGDADLRLYHARATSHEVHIPGRDPVHGTGVDTRRPVTL; the protein is encoded by the coding sequence ATGACACCGCGCGACGACCTGGCCGAGATGGCCCGACACGTCATGGACTCCCACCGGTATCTCACCCTCGGGACCACCGAACCCGACGGACGTCCTCGGGTGTCGCCCGTGTACTTCACCCACGCCGACTACCGGGACATCTACTGGGTGTCGTCGCCAACGGCACACCACTCCGCCAACATCGCCGAACGGCCCGCGGTCGCACTCGTCATCTTCGACTCGACCGCCCCCGTCGGCCAGGGACGCGCTGTCTACATCGACGCCCGTGCCTCGGTGGTCGACGACGCCGAACTGCCCCGGCGCTGCGCCGAGGCGTTCGGCCGGGCCGACGGAAAGGGCGCGACGGCATTCGAGCCGCACGAACTGAGGGGGGACGCCGACCTGCGCCTCTACCACGCCCGTGCCACGAGCCACGAGGTGCACATCCCCGGGCGGGACCCGGTCCACGGCACGGGCGTGGACACCCGCCGTCCCGTCACGCTCTAG
- a CDS encoding pyridoxal phosphate-dependent decarboxylase family protein — protein MDPRETALHQAYDHAVRWLASLSDRRVPARASVDEIVSALGSELPDGPSTPADVVDLLASACEPGLTAFPSGRFYGFVIGGSEPAALAADWLVSAWDQNAVMSSVSPAYTAVEDIASAWLLDLLGLPGESAVGFTTGATMANFTCLAAGRDAVLRRAGRDVARDGLAGGPAVRVIAGANRHMAIDLALRYLGLGQPELVAADDQGRIDPAALRSTLATGAKTPTIVVLQAGDIHSGAFDPFVESIRAAREADAWVHIDGAFGLWAAVSPAYAHLTAGCAEADSWATDAHKTLNVPYDCGLAIVRDAYALRAAMGLHGDYLILHERGDPSDKVPELSRRGRAFTVWAALRSLGRSGVADLVERLCRHAAAFAAGIAGMDGATVLNDVVFTQVCAEFGSDERTERVLARLLDDGTAWISGSTWRGRRVVRISVSNWSTTDDDVRRALASIQRAAVDI, from the coding sequence ATGGACCCGCGCGAGACGGCGCTCCACCAGGCGTACGACCATGCTGTCCGCTGGCTGGCGAGCCTGTCCGACCGCCGGGTTCCCGCCCGCGCTTCGGTGGACGAGATCGTGAGCGCGCTCGGTTCCGAACTGCCCGACGGTCCCAGTACGCCCGCCGACGTCGTCGACCTGCTGGCCTCGGCCTGCGAACCGGGGCTCACCGCGTTCCCCAGCGGACGCTTCTACGGCTTCGTGATCGGTGGCAGCGAACCGGCGGCGCTGGCCGCGGACTGGCTGGTCAGCGCATGGGACCAGAACGCCGTGATGTCCTCCGTCTCCCCCGCGTACACGGCCGTGGAGGACATCGCGAGCGCCTGGTTGCTCGATCTGCTCGGCCTGCCCGGCGAGAGCGCCGTCGGCTTCACCACGGGCGCCACGATGGCGAACTTCACGTGCCTGGCCGCCGGACGCGACGCGGTGCTGCGGCGCGCCGGCAGGGACGTTGCCCGGGACGGACTCGCGGGCGGGCCGGCCGTACGCGTGATCGCCGGAGCGAACCGCCACATGGCCATCGACCTTGCGCTGCGCTACCTGGGCCTCGGACAGCCCGAACTGGTGGCGGCGGACGATCAGGGACGTATCGATCCCGCGGCACTCCGGAGCACCCTGGCGACCGGCGCGAAGACGCCGACCATCGTGGTCCTCCAGGCCGGAGACATCCATTCCGGCGCCTTCGATCCGTTCGTCGAGTCGATCCGCGCCGCACGTGAGGCGGATGCATGGGTGCACATCGACGGCGCGTTCGGACTGTGGGCGGCCGTCTCCCCCGCGTACGCACATCTGACGGCGGGCTGCGCGGAAGCGGACTCCTGGGCGACGGATGCCCACAAGACCCTGAACGTCCCCTACGACTGCGGGCTCGCCATCGTGCGCGACGCGTATGCGCTCCGGGCGGCGATGGGCCTGCACGGCGACTACCTGATCCTGCACGAACGCGGCGATCCCAGCGACAAGGTCCCCGAGCTCTCCCGGCGCGGCAGAGCCTTCACCGTGTGGGCCGCACTCAGGTCCCTCGGCCGCTCAGGGGTGGCCGACCTGGTCGAGCGGCTGTGCCGGCACGCCGCGGCGTTCGCCGCCGGTATCGCCGGGATGGACGGCGCGACGGTGCTCAACGACGTGGTGTTCACCCAGGTCTGCGCCGAGTTCGGCAGTGACGAGCGTACGGAACGGGTGCTCGCCCGGCTGCTCGACGACGGCACGGCGTGGATCAGCGGTTCCACCTGGCGCGGCCGACGGGTCGTGCGTATCTCGGTGAGCAACTGGTCGACGACCGACGACGACGTGAGACGCGCACTCGCCTCGATCCAGCGCGCGGCTGTCGACATCTGA